A window of the Brassica oleracea var. oleracea cultivar TO1000 chromosome C1, BOL, whole genome shotgun sequence genome harbors these coding sequences:
- the LOC106344273 gene encoding uncharacterized protein LOC106344273 — protein sequence MEMSRTEHVSSTHKRLNVSFIVSLMVLCARHASRVSKKLKLKPTRKATHLEDHLESPNSGGNHGEGGRFGWSPARAFSPMRGRPKELLTTLSNKAKTMVGRKNKAYDVGGTPAKKKTAVEMVLEEEEEEFGIWQREILMGGKCEPLDHSGVIYYDCSGHQLKELPPRSPRASLVPDRPPRSYVGSVLNPTGKEM from the coding sequence ATGGAGATGTCGAGAACGGAACATGTTTCCTCGACGCACAAGCGTCTAAACGTGAGTTTCATCGTCTCTCTTATGGTACTTTGTGCTAGACACGCAAGCCGAGTCTCCAAGAAGCTTAAACTGAAGCCAACTCGTAAGGCAACTCATCTCGAAGACCATCTCGAGAGCCCCAACTCCGGTGGAAACCACGGAGAAGGAGGAAGGTTTGGATGGAGTCCGGCGAGGGCTTTTTCGCCGATGAGAGGACGTCCGAAGGAGCTTTTGACGACTTTGAGCAACAAAGCTAAGACTATGGTTGGCCGGAAGAATAAAGCTTACGACGTTGGAGGTACTCCGGCGAAGAAAAAGACGGCGGTGGAGATGGTGTTGGAGGAGGAAGAGGAGGAGTTTGGTATTTGGCAGAGAGAAATTTTAATGGGAGGAAAATGTGAGCCGTTGGATCATTCCGGCGTGATCTACTACGATTGCAGTGGACATCAGCTAAAGGAACTGCCTCCGAGGTCGCCACGTGCCAGTTTGGTGCCGGATCGTCCGCCCCGTTCGTATGTCGGGTCGGTGTTGAACCCGACGGGAAAGGAAATGTAA